The Flexivirga oryzae genome has a segment encoding these proteins:
- a CDS encoding acetyl-CoA C-acetyltransferase has product MSTSENTAVIVAGARTPMGRLQGSLSGFSGTDLGGFAIKGALEKAGVSGDQVDYVIMGQVLTAGAGQMPARQAAAKAGIPMDVPSLTINKVCLSGLDAIALAGQLIRAGEFDVVVAGGQESMSQAPHLLKGSRSGFKYGDVTMLDHMAFDGLWDAFTDQAMGLLTEQENGGDKLVSREEQDAFGARSHQLAARAWKDGLFDDEVVTVEIPQRKGDPIEFRNDEGIRPDTTAESLAKLRPAFSKDGTITAGSSSPISDGAAAVVVMSKAKAEELGLEWLAEIGAHGVVAGPDSSLQSQPANAIVAACEKEGIKPTDLGVVEINEAFAAVGIVSTRELGIDPEIVNVNGGAIAMGHPIGMSGARLVLHLALELKRRGGGVGAASLCGGGGQGDALIVKVPQRVELDSQAGVQS; this is encoded by the coding sequence ATGTCCACCTCTGAAAACACCGCTGTCATCGTCGCGGGTGCGCGGACCCCGATGGGTCGCCTCCAGGGATCGCTGTCCGGCTTCTCCGGCACCGACCTCGGCGGTTTCGCCATCAAGGGCGCGCTGGAGAAGGCCGGCGTCTCCGGTGACCAGGTCGACTACGTGATCATGGGCCAGGTGCTCACCGCAGGAGCCGGTCAGATGCCCGCCCGTCAGGCCGCGGCCAAGGCGGGCATTCCGATGGACGTCCCGTCGCTCACCATCAACAAGGTGTGCCTGTCCGGTCTGGACGCGATCGCGTTGGCAGGACAGCTGATTCGAGCGGGCGAGTTCGACGTCGTCGTCGCCGGCGGCCAGGAGTCGATGAGCCAGGCGCCGCACCTGCTGAAAGGCAGCCGCTCCGGCTTCAAGTACGGCGACGTGACGATGCTGGACCACATGGCGTTCGACGGGCTGTGGGACGCCTTCACCGACCAGGCGATGGGTCTGCTCACCGAGCAGGAGAACGGCGGCGACAAGCTCGTCAGCCGGGAGGAGCAGGACGCCTTCGGCGCTCGCAGCCACCAGTTGGCGGCGCGTGCCTGGAAGGACGGCCTGTTCGACGACGAGGTGGTCACCGTCGAGATCCCGCAGCGCAAGGGCGACCCGATCGAGTTCCGGAACGACGAGGGCATCCGCCCCGACACCACCGCGGAGAGCCTCGCCAAGCTGCGCCCGGCGTTCTCCAAGGACGGCACCATCACCGCCGGTTCGAGCTCGCCGATCTCCGACGGTGCGGCAGCAGTCGTGGTGATGAGCAAGGCCAAGGCGGAGGAGCTGGGGCTGGAGTGGCTGGCCGAGATCGGTGCGCACGGCGTCGTCGCCGGCCCGGACTCCTCGCTGCAGTCGCAGCCGGCCAACGCCATCGTCGCCGCGTGCGAGAAGGAAGGCATCAAGCCGACCGACCTGGGCGTGGTCGAGATCAACGAGGCGTTCGCCGCGGTCGGCATCGTGTCCACCCGCGAGCTGGGCATCGACCCGGAGATCGTCAACGTCAACGGTGGTGCGATCGCGATGGGCCACCCGATCGGTATGTCGGGGGCGCGCCTCGTCCTGCACCTCGCCCTGGAGCTGAAGCGTCGCGGCGGCGGCGTCGGCGCGGCCAGCCTGTGCGGCGGCGGCGGCCAGGGTGACGCGCTGATCGTGAAGGTTCCCCAGCGGGTGGAGCTGGACTCGCAGGCCGGCGTCCAGAGCTGA